The following are encoded together in the Candidatus Effluviviaceae Genus I sp. genome:
- a CDS encoding PEP-CTERM sorting domain-containing protein, with amino-acid sequence PPVPEPSTLLLLGTGLLGAGAVLRRRVRG; translated from the coding sequence GCCGCCGGTCCCAGAGCCCTCGACGCTGCTGCTGCTCGGAACGGGTCTCCTGGGCGCCGGCGCGGTCCTGCGCAGGCGTGTGCGGGGCTAG